The following are encoded in a window of Lichenicola cladoniae genomic DNA:
- a CDS encoding OmpP1/FadL family transporter, with translation MRYLSSACGVALSCLGILGGGWAEDARAAGFYLQDQSVKGGGRAYSGEAADMGAESLWWNPASIAGIEQSESYSGITGIFVNSTVTDHGSTVGHLGGGPRAIGGNDRVDNPVSNGILPTGAFAYRINGQWAVGMSVTSPFSFVTKYPTDSWTRYTALTSRLTTIDLQPTLAWRPTRWLGIGVGPNIEYTVAALSNALPNLFPGQPDGQQTLHGNGWNVGYNVGIQLHLTDRLVFGAAYRSRVKHEISGKLDVSGLTGLLAGQNFRADAGANFTTPWAATFGLRWKATDRLTLNAQTVRQGWSTFDAIYVTSPVKSQTSENYRDTLNGAFGIDYQVTPRWVMRSGVQYDPTPTPGPTRDARVPDANRWLFSIGTSVLVGKRLSVDASVTYVDFQNSAITRNATAYGGTPVQVPVGLRGTVEASGVVAGIGTRLWF, from the coding sequence ATGCGATATCTGTCTTCGGCGTGTGGTGTAGCGCTATCCTGTCTTGGAATCCTTGGCGGCGGCTGGGCAGAAGATGCCAGGGCTGCCGGCTTCTATCTGCAGGATCAGTCGGTTAAGGGTGGTGGCCGCGCGTATTCGGGCGAGGCGGCAGACATGGGCGCGGAATCGCTCTGGTGGAACCCGGCCAGCATCGCCGGCATCGAGCAGTCCGAATCCTATAGTGGGATCACGGGCATTTTCGTGAACTCCACGGTCACCGACCACGGCTCGACCGTCGGGCATCTCGGCGGCGGCCCCAGGGCGATCGGCGGCAACGATCGTGTCGACAATCCGGTCTCGAACGGGATCCTGCCGACCGGAGCGTTCGCCTACCGGATCAATGGCCAGTGGGCCGTCGGCATGTCGGTGACGTCACCTTTCAGCTTCGTGACCAAATATCCGACCGACAGCTGGACCCGCTACACGGCCCTCACCTCGCGCCTGACCACGATCGACCTGCAGCCCACGCTGGCATGGCGCCCGACACGCTGGCTGGGGATCGGCGTCGGCCCGAACATCGAATACACGGTCGCCGCACTCAGCAACGCGCTGCCCAACCTGTTTCCCGGCCAGCCCGACGGCCAGCAGACACTCCACGGCAACGGCTGGAACGTCGGCTATAACGTCGGGATCCAGCTGCATCTGACCGATCGGCTGGTGTTCGGCGCCGCCTACCGGTCCCGCGTCAAGCATGAGATCAGTGGCAAGCTGGACGTGTCCGGCCTGACTGGGTTGCTGGCCGGGCAGAATTTCCGTGCCGATGCAGGCGCGAACTTTACGACGCCCTGGGCCGCGACGTTCGGGCTGCGCTGGAAGGCGACCGACCGGCTGACGCTGAACGCGCAGACGGTGCGGCAGGGTTGGAGCACGTTCGACGCGATCTACGTTACCAGCCCGGTGAAATCGCAGACCAGCGAGAATTATCGCGACACGCTGAACGGCGCCTTCGGCATTGACTACCAGGTAACACCGCGCTGGGTGATGCGCTCCGGCGTCCAGTACGACCCGACGCCGACGCCCGGTCCGACCCGGGACGCCCGGGTGCCGGATGCGAATCGCTGGTTGTTCTCGATCGGCACATCGGTCCTGGTCGGCAAGCGACTGTCGGTCGATGCCTCGGTCACCTATGTCGACTTCCAGAATTCTGCGATCACTCGCAACGCCACCGCCTATGGCGGTACGCCGGTGCAGGTGCCGGTCGGTCTGCGGGGCACGGTCGAAGCCAGCGGCGTCGTTGCGGGCATCGGCACAAGATTGTGGTTCTGA
- a CDS encoding thiolase family protein, translating to MQNTVIAGYARSPFHLANKGQLTRVRPDDLAAQVVRGLVERTGVKPDDIEDLILGCAFPEAEQGFNVARLVVLLADLPISIGGVTVNRFCGSSMQAIHMAAGAIALGAGEVFICAGVESMSRVPMLGFNPLPNPELAAKSAGAYMGMGETAENVAAKYQIGRQAQEQFALRSQEKAAAARAGGLLADEIVPIRTKAGPVETDGCLRPESSAEGLAGLKPAFDKDGTVTAGTSSPLTDGASAVLVCSEEYALRNGLAILARLRSIGVSGCAPETMGLGPIKASRKAFDRAGIKASDLDVVELNEAFASQALACMGELGLREETVNIDGGAIAIGHPLGATGARIVGKAAQLLARTGGRYALATQCIGGGQGIATVLERV from the coding sequence ATGCAGAATACGGTGATTGCAGGTTATGCCCGCTCCCCGTTCCACCTTGCCAACAAAGGCCAGCTGACCCGGGTCAGGCCGGATGACCTTGCGGCACAGGTCGTGCGCGGCCTGGTCGAACGGACGGGCGTGAAGCCGGACGATATCGAGGACCTGATCCTCGGCTGCGCGTTTCCGGAGGCCGAGCAGGGTTTCAACGTCGCGCGCCTGGTCGTTCTTCTGGCTGATTTGCCGATCAGCATCGGCGGGGTCACCGTCAACCGCTTCTGCGGCTCCTCGATGCAGGCGATCCACATGGCCGCCGGCGCCATCGCCCTCGGCGCCGGCGAGGTCTTCATCTGTGCCGGCGTCGAAAGCATGAGCCGGGTGCCGATGCTGGGCTTCAACCCGCTGCCCAACCCGGAGCTCGCCGCGAAAAGCGCCGGCGCCTACATGGGGATGGGCGAGACCGCCGAAAACGTTGCTGCCAAGTATCAGATTGGCCGCCAGGCCCAGGAACAGTTCGCCTTGCGCAGCCAGGAGAAGGCTGCGGCCGCCCGGGCGGGTGGCCTGCTGGCGGACGAGATCGTGCCGATCCGCACCAAGGCCGGACCTGTCGAGACGGATGGCTGCCTCCGCCCGGAGAGCAGCGCCGAGGGCCTTGCCGGGCTGAAGCCCGCTTTCGACAAGGACGGCACCGTCACCGCCGGCACCTCGTCACCGCTGACCGACGGCGCCAGCGCGGTGCTGGTGTGCAGCGAGGAGTATGCCCTGCGCAACGGCCTCGCCATCCTGGCACGCCTGCGCAGCATCGGCGTCAGCGGCTGCGCGCCGGAAACCATGGGGCTTGGCCCCATCAAGGCCAGCCGGAAGGCGTTCGACCGCGCCGGGATCAAGGCGTCGGACCTCGATGTGGTGGAGCTGAACGAGGCCTTCGCCAGCCAGGCGCTGGCCTGCATGGGCGAGCTGGGCCTGCGCGAGGAGACCGTGAACATCGATGGCGGGGCAATCGCGATCGGCCATCCGCTGGGTGCCACCGGCGCCCGCATCGTCGGCAAGGCGGCACAGTTGCTGGCCCGCACCGGCGGCCGGTATGCGCTGGCGACCCAGTGCATCGGCGGCGGCCAGGGGATCGCCACGGTGCTGGAGCGCGTATGA